One stretch of Terriglobia bacterium DNA includes these proteins:
- the eno gene encoding phosphopyruvate hydratase — protein sequence MSTEIKKIHAREVLDSRGNPTVEAEVILASGAKGRAIVPSGASTGEHEAVELRDGDKDRYQGKGVQTAVNNVLTEIAPAVEGMDASLQLDIDTKMLDVDGTENKGRLGANAILSVSMAAARAVANHLEIPLYRYLGGINANILPVPMMNIINGGAHADNNVDFQEFMVMPVGAENFAEALRMGAETFHVLKGVLKKRGYNTSVGDEGGFAPSLKSNVEAIEVILEAIQQAGYKPGEEVAIALDPATSELYKNGNGKYLFWKSDKQAKSSEEMVKYWADWVRQYPIVSLEDGLGEEDWEGWKMLTDELGDKIQLVGDDLFVTNPELLAKGIETGTANSILIKLNQIGTVSETLEAIELARRNGYTAVISHRSGESEDTFIADLAVGTGAGQIKTGSASRTDRIAKYNQLLRIEEELGLAASFLGIAALNYHGDLLG from the coding sequence ATGAGTACTGAAATTAAGAAGATACATGCGCGCGAAGTTCTGGATTCGCGTGGCAATCCTACGGTAGAAGCTGAAGTTATCCTGGCTAGCGGTGCCAAGGGGCGCGCGATTGTGCCGAGCGGCGCATCGACGGGCGAGCACGAGGCGGTGGAGCTTCGTGATGGCGACAAGGACCGCTACCAGGGGAAGGGTGTGCAGACGGCCGTCAACAACGTGCTGACGGAGATCGCCCCGGCGGTGGAAGGCATGGACGCCAGCCTGCAACTCGATATCGATACCAAGATGCTCGACGTTGACGGTACCGAGAATAAAGGGCGGCTTGGAGCGAACGCGATCCTGTCAGTCTCAATGGCCGCGGCGCGTGCCGTCGCGAATCACCTTGAAATTCCGCTTTACCGGTATCTCGGTGGTATCAATGCCAACATCCTGCCGGTGCCGATGATGAACATCATTAACGGTGGGGCGCACGCGGATAATAACGTCGATTTCCAGGAATTCATGGTGATGCCGGTAGGCGCGGAAAATTTCGCCGAAGCGCTGCGCATGGGCGCCGAGACGTTCCACGTGCTCAAGGGCGTGCTGAAGAAGCGCGGATACAACACGTCAGTGGGCGATGAGGGAGGGTTTGCGCCTTCGCTGAAGTCGAACGTCGAAGCAATTGAGGTGATTCTCGAGGCGATTCAGCAGGCCGGGTACAAGCCGGGCGAGGAGGTCGCGATTGCGCTGGATCCCGCGACCAGTGAGCTTTACAAGAATGGCAACGGCAAGTACCTGTTCTGGAAATCGGACAAACAGGCAAAGTCGTCGGAAGAGATGGTGAAGTACTGGGCGGATTGGGTTCGGCAGTATCCGATTGTTTCGCTTGAAGACGGGCTTGGCGAAGAGGACTGGGAAGGTTGGAAGATGTTGACGGACGAACTCGGCGACAAGATCCAGCTTGTGGGCGATGATTTGTTCGTGACCAACCCTGAACTGCTCGCAAAGGGCATTGAGACTGGGACTGCAAATTCGATTTTGATCAAGCTGAACCAGATTGGCACGGTCAGTGAGACGCTGGAGGCGATTGAACTGGCGCGACGTAATGGTTACACCGCGGTAATCTCGCACCGTTCGGGCGAGAGCGAGGACACGTTTATCGCCGATCTGGCCGTGGGTACCGGTGCGGGTCAGATCAAGACCGGCTCGGCATCACGCACGGATCGAATCGCCAAGTACAACCAACTGCTGCGCATCGAAGAGGAACTTGGGCTGGCGGCCAGTTTCCTGGGGATTGCGGCACTGAATTACCACGGCGATTTGCTCGGATAA